One Scophthalmus maximus strain ysfricsl-2021 chromosome 1, ASM2237912v1, whole genome shotgun sequence genomic region harbors:
- the snapc2 gene encoding snRNA-activating protein complex subunit 2 isoform X1, with translation MKPPPRTRTKPSRRLEPDVAPRASRKLSVDWPPVEQRKLLNALRSLGRTLDGCGDVDYAFLSKQVPTRSVSEIHSVVESLKNKVISCAKVKLKKNRLEDKKVKKPIEVWTHMASALAGSLEESISSAFYQILTVSSTEPCTLRNCDPPKVHRPPTGADRPVGRTVSLRPMPRLPVKGVRTDTSRPRPLFVMKTPSPILGPAHRLPAISKVVRVPNCRFPPPQHQPSPTAGVSTAATCSSLTAVTSNPPGTAKIHFAPPATSKTVAQTMIPVTPSSNSTVEGKIQDIGSSVNQTTLQPLEQQPTTTSNIKFTTSSLLTPLSSSTTSLSLLPSTAPSSGASSIPASSSCSSSRPMPPLSTHAAEFHTSFGCTSKVTSKDSPITFGVKCIVDFERIYRYLSVIHKPDEECHLTPMESAIMLDLLMSLPEEMPLLDCTKLQKHLTQVYQCLSSPANSKMAREMFKDLKDGPTAQGDVPSGADGNTPDGQQNTARTVDSSGVVDSEEPDVAESRSSRSKNASTQSGKADVIGPCPPLNPFLVPLKLLVRR, from the exons ATGAAGCCGCCTCCTCGTACTCGTACGAAGCCCAGCCGCCGCCTGGAACCCGACGTGGCACCGCGGGCTTCGCGCAAACTGTCCGTCGACTGGCCGCCGGTGGagcagaggaagctgctgaACGCCCTGAGGAGTCTCGGCCGGACGCTCGACGGCTGCGGAGACGTCGACTACGCCTTCCTGAGCAAACAGGTGCCGACCCGGTCCGTCTCAGAG ATCCACTCGGTCGTAGAATCTCTGAAGAACAAAGTGATCTCTTGTGCGAAAgtcaagctgaaaaaaaaccGTTTGGAAGACAAGAAGGTCAAAAAGCCCATTGAGGTGTGGACACACATGGCTTCTGCTTTGGCTGGAAGCCTTGAAGAATCAATTTCAAGTGCTTTCTATCAG atACTGACAGTGTCCTCCACAGAACCTTGCACCCTAAGGAACTGTGACCCTCCCAAGGTCCACAGACCACCCACGGGTGCAGACAGGCCTGTTGGTCGCACCGTCTCTTTGAGACCAATGCCTCGTTTGCCTGTCAAAG GTGTGCGCACTGACACCAGCAGACCCCGCCCTCTCTTTGTGATGAAGACACCATCCCCAATCTTAGGCCCAGCCCATAGACTCCCAGCAATATCCAAAGTGGTCAGAGTGCCAAACTGCAGATTCCCTCCTCCCCAGCACCAGCCTTCACCCACAGCTGGCGTCTCAACTGCTGCCACCTGTTCCTCTCTAACTGCTGTCACCTCCAACCCTCCGGGTacagcaaaaatacattttgcgcCCCCCGCAACCTCAAAGACTGTGGCTCAGACTATGATCCCAGTCACACCCAGTTCTAATTCTACAGTGGAGGGAAAGATTCAGGATATTGGCAGCTCTGTAAACCAGACCACCCTGCAGCCATTAGAGCAACAACCCACCACCACCTCGAATATAAAGTTCACTACATCCAGTCTTCTCACGCCACTCTCTTCCTCTACCACCAGTCTTTCCCTACTCCCCAGTACAGCTCCATCCTCTGGTGCTTCTTCCATTccagcctcctccagctgctcctcttcccGACCAATGCCTCCACTCTCCACCCATGCTGCAGAATTTCATACAAGTTTTGGTTGCACCAGCAAAGTCACCTCAAAAGATAGTCCCATTACATTTGGTGTCAAGTGCATCGTGGACTTTGAGAGGATCTATCGCTACCTGAGTGTCATCCACAAGCCGGATGAGGAATGCCATCTCACCCCCATGG AGAGTGCCATCATGTTGGACCTGTTGATGTCTCTTCCAGAGGAGATGCCCCTGCTGGACTGTACTAAACTGCAGAAACATCTGACCCAG GTGTACCAGTGTCTCTCGTCGCCTGCTAACTCCAAGATGGCAAGAGAAATGTTTAAAGATCTAAAGGATGGACCCACTGCTCAGGGAGATGTACCGAGTGGTGCAGACGGCAACACACCCGACGGTCAGCAGAACACTGCTAGGACTGTTGACAGCAGTGGAGTCGTGGACAGTGAAGAGCCAGATGTAGCTGAGAGCCGATCATCAAGGAGCAAAAATGCATCTACCCAGTCAGGGAAGGCAGACGTGATAGGACCCTGCCCCCCTCTTAATCCTTTTTTGGTGCCACTGAAACTGTTGGTGCGTAGATAG
- the znf16l gene encoding zinc finger protein 16-like produces MSRRRIHSFAETSPSPPLHGASMEPSGPSSRADGDFLAMEPDEELLCSVGDITEHLGRNITVVLETALSEIRKMVSIRIRVLKTELRDKTEEVDALRARLDTVQRDGRDHFPGGATSDSSAEAGHKRPDGGSGAKHGNADPRRVKTIVPGVKKENIDAICDYLMKDKNSRGGPEMDGDHGSQTGDREMRQEQDAHSLNLWPDSGMAGSESGHGDSESTTDDIFAMLPSGSKRMYDYEWITPIEYSSDLKVMKAPECENTLTGETDNDDDDDDDDEDESSRREEGGLDQAQVPLSHVPPPDFSMDPQSSSREGGSPLEGKTDRPETGQQFPGHTYICSLCGTFCPDSVFLEEHIKLIHSDSTGAQTLQALQSTSTAVPTMGNSSSDSLRAEREQSEDGTQPGAGGGISRGRGLVKKEIKIEGGYECGDCGRHFNYLGNLRQHQRIHTGEKPFMCPECGERFRHAARLKSHRLVHSGAQSPFPCPQCGKGFSVLSGLKRHQRVHTGESPYACPQCGRRFKELGNLYTHQRIHSGATPYCCQQCGRSFRHLGTYKSHRCNAAP; encoded by the exons ATGAGCCGCAGAAGGATTCACAGTTTCGCCGAAACGAGCCCGTCTCCCCCGCTCCACGGCGCCTCCATGGAGCCTTCCGGGCCGTCGAGCCGAGCGGACGGCGATTTCCTGGCGATGGAGCCCGACGAGGAGCTGCTCTGCTCGGTCGGCGACATCACCGAGCACCTCGGTCGGAACATCACCGTGGTGCTGGAGACCGCGCTGTCGGAGATCCGCAAGATGGTCAGCATCCGGATACGAGTCCTGAAGACGGAGCTGCGCGACAAAACCGAGGAGGTCGACGCGCTGCGGGCGCGACTGGATACCGTGCAGCGGGACGGCAGGGACCACTTCCCCGGCGGCGCGACCTCGGACTCGTCCGCCGAGGCGGGCCACAAGAGACCCGACGGCGGCTCCGGGGCGAAGCACGGCAACGCCGACCCCAGGCGGGTCAAAACGATCGTGCCCGGCGTGAAGAAGGAGAACATCGACGCCATTTGTGACTACCTCATGAAGGACAAGAACTCGAGAGGTGGCCCGGAAATGGACGGGGACCACGGCAGCCAGACCGGCGACAGGGAGATGCGCCAAGAGCAGGACGCGCACTCGCTCAACCTGTGGCCCGACAGCGGGATGGCCGGCTCCGAGTCCGGACACGGGGACTCCGAGTCCACCACGGACGACATCTTCGCTATGCTCCCCTCCGGCAGCAAACGAATGTACGACTACGAGTGGATCACGCCGATCGAGTACTCGTCCGACCTGAAAG TGATGAAGGCGCCGGAGTGTGAGAACACCCTGACTGGCGAGAcggataatgatgatgacgacgatgacgatgatgaagacgagtcgtcgaggagggaggagggtggacTTGACCAGGCCCAGGTTCCGCTCTCACATGTCCCGCCCCCTGACTTCTCCATGGATCCCCAGAGCTCCtcacgggagggagggagtccCCTGGAGGGCAAAACAGACAGGCCTGAGACAG GTCAGCAGTTCCCCGGTCACACCTacatctgctctctgtgtgGAACCTTCTGCCCTGACTCTGTGTTCCTGGAAGAACATATTAAACTGATACACTCAGACTCCACTGGTGCCCAGACTCTCCAGGCCCTGCAGTCCACCTCAACCGCGGTACCCACTATGgggaacagcagcagtgactccTTGAGGGCTGAAAGAGAGCAGAGCGAGGATGGCACACAACCTGGGGCTGGAGGCGGGATCAGTCGGGGACGAGGACttgtgaaaaaggaaataaaaattgaGGGGGGTTATGAGTGTGGGGACTGCGGCCGCCATTTTAACTATCTCGGGAACCTGCGACAGCACCAGCGCATCCATACCGGGGAGAAGCCCTTCATGTGTCCAGAGTGTGGGGAGAGATTCCGACACGCAGCCCGGTTAAAGAGCCACAGGCTGGTGCACAGCGGAGCGCAGAGCCCCTTCCCTTGCCCCCAGTGTGGCAAAGGTTTCTCAGTGCTGTCTGGACTAAAGAGACACCAACGGGTGCACACTGGTGAGAGCCCGTACGCCTGTCCTCAGTGCGGACGGCGCTTTAAGGAGCTTGGGAACCTGTACACCCACCAGAGGATTCACAGCGGGGCCACGCCTTACTGCTGCCAGCAGTGTGGACGTAGTTTCCGTCACCTGGGGACATACAAGAGCCATCGCTGCAATGCAGCACCATAA
- the cd248a gene encoding CD248 molecule, endosialin a, whose amino-acid sequence MGSLVSSASALLFTSMLAFLVGVSSVLGQDLRERDAICDVDGCFVVYFQRKTFLDSWRACKEKGGNLATIKRKEDATSIAILFSALDLRHSRTKVQVWIGLQRHPRQCTTTRTLRGFSWTTGDQDTEYTNWQEEDSPSKCMVPRCVFMDYNIEQQNDDLKWLDGSCSVPVDGYLCHYGYKGMCPALWSEGGGNVLYVTPFNLLSTLLTHVPFGSVATLPCPVGTKEEQSVLCVLKEDGSVGWSRDPPFCSNPSVSQDWCDQVNGGCEHFCRPAGAHFYCECADQYQLGDDGHSCELSDVCQEAPCEFDCLPLSVGYRCTCPEGYMLSPDDVGCVDIDECLQSLCEQLCENSPGTFECRCQEGYQQDDEGGCEDLDECIKDPCEHACENTPGSHICHCHLGFSPVPEDPSRCQDTDECQIPGTCEQMCVNYEGGFECYCEEGYELMSDQYSCRKQREGHDQSAITSPFPWVTHRPGPVWDPMDYDWNLQQSPTDWPPEEEQSLDWLTDSPRVLSSDVIWVTSAPHEELLLYSAVDPLTQGVEKDEEDIDNGGEWLKGGHTSQSELEIFPNTIYTTPPPTTSSITQPEEVDTTALPFLSTSTISEGARNWWARLTTSSHKPGNPEDFVTDHNMPTDSSYHNEEDEEQYPLSKQSEFPKEEFGEEDMNYVEIKHSLDPTVLTQLTTSQPPSSEGGQSEDILDSVWEDSGQKNSTWLLVGLLVPICMFILVMLVLGIIYCTHCNHQPRSKNITDCYHWISGAHDTQGAPNPSSGVKTHV is encoded by the coding sequence atGGGTTCCCTGGTGAGCAGTGCTTCTGCTCTTCTCTTTACCTCCATGCTGGCTTTTCTCGTCGGAGTTTCTTCAGTCCTGGGCCAagacctgagagagagggatgcgATATGTGATGTTGATGGCTGCTTTGTGGTCTATTTTCAACGAAAAACCTTTCTGGACTCATGGAGAGCTTGCAAAGAGAAAGGTGGCAACCTAGCTACCATCAAACGAAAGGAGGATGCCACCTCTATTGCCATACTTTTCTCAGCTCTGGACTTACGCCACTCACGCACCAAGGTCCAGGTATGGATTGGCCTGCAGCGCCATCCTCGCCAGTGTACCACTACGCGCACACTGCGGGGTTTCTCTTGGACTACTGGAGATCAAGACACAGAGTATACCAACTGGCAGGAAGAAGACTCGCCTAGTAAGTGTATGGTGCCACGCTGCGTGTTCATGGACTACAACATTGAACAGCAGAATGATGATTTAAAATGGCTGGATGGTTCCTGCTCAGTCCCTGTAGATGGGTATCTTTGTCATTATGGCTACAAAGGGATGTGTCCTGCCTTATGGAGTGAAGGTGGAGGGAATGTCCTTTACGTGACACCATTTAACTTACTAAGCACACTGCTAACCCATGTACCCTTTGGATCTGTTGCTACCTTGCCATGCCCCGTAGGCACGAAGGAGGAACAAtcagttttgtgtgtgctgaAGGAGGATGGCTCTGTTGGATGGTCAAGAGACCCCCCTTTTTGTTCTAATCCTTCTGTATCACAGGACTGGTGTGATCAGGTTAATGGTGGATGTGAGCATTTCTGCAGGCCGGCTGGTGCTCACTTCTACTGTGAATGTGCTGATCAATATCAACTAGGAGATGATGGGCACAGCTGTGagttgtctgatgtttgtcaaGAGGCCCCATGTGAGTTTGACTGCCTGCCCCTTTCAGTTGGGTATCGCTGTACCTGCCCTGAAGGATACATGCTTTCACCAGATGATGTTGGCTGTGTGGATATAGACGAGTGCCTCCAAAGTCTTTGTGAACAACTTTGTGAGAATTCTCCAGGGACATTTGAATGTCGATGTCAGGAAGGTTACCAACAAGATGATGAAGGTGGATGTGAGGATTTAGATGAGTGTATAAAGGACCCATGTGAACATGCGTGTGAAAACACTCCAGGCTCtcatatctgccactgtcatcTGGGCTTTTCCCCAGTACCTGAAGACCCAAGCCGATGTCAAGACACTGACGAGTGCCAGATCCCTGGGACCTGtgagcagatgtgtgtgaatTATGAGGGTGGTTTTGAGTGCTACTGTGAAGAAGGCTATGAACTCATGTCTGATCAATACTCATGTCGAAAGCAAAGGGAAGGACATGACCAATCTGCCATCACCTCTCCTTTTCCTTGGGTCACCCACCGACCAGGGCCTGTATGGGACCCCATGGACTATGACTGGAATCTGCAGCAGAGTCCCACTGACTGGCCTCCAGAGGAGGAGCAATCTCTGGACTGGCTGACTGATTCACCCAGAGTTTTGAGTTCTGATGTCATTTGGGTCACCAGTGCTCCACATGAGGAACTGCTCCTTTATTCAGCAGTGGACCCTTTGACACAGGGGGTTGAGAAAGATGAGGAAGACATAGACAATGGAGGAGAATGGTTGAAGGGGGGGCATACATCTCAGTCAGAGCTGGAAATTTTTCCAAATACCATCTACACCAcgcccccacccaccaccagcTCTATCACTCAACCAGAAGAAGTTGACACCACAGCTCTTCCCTTCCTTTCCACATCTACAATCTCTGAGGGAGCTAGGAATTGGTGGGCTAGGCTCACCACTTCCAGCCATAAACCAGGAAATCCAGAGGATTTTGTCACAGACCACAACATGCCTACAGATTCTAGCTACCACAATGAGGAAGACGAAGAACAGTACCCACTTAGTAAACAATCTGAGTTCCCAAAGGAGGAGTTTGGGGAGGAGGACATGAATTATGTGGAGATAAAACACTCCCTAGATCCAACTGTTCTCACCCAGCTTACCACATCCCAGCCACCCTCAAGTGAGGGTGGACAGAGTGAAGACATCCTGGATTCTGTCTGGGAAGACAGTGGGCAGAAAAACAGCACTTGGCTCCTGGTGGGACTCCTAGTGCCCATCTGCATGTTCATTTTGGTGATGCTGGTATTGGGCATCATCTATTGTACACACTGTAATCATCAGCCCCGCAGTAAGAATATCACTGACTGCTACCACTGGATATCAGGGGCTCATGATACACAGGGAGCTCCTAACCCATCATCAGGGGTCAAGACCCATGTTTAA
- the snapc2 gene encoding uncharacterized protein PB18E9.04c isoform X2 produces the protein MKPPPRTRTKPSRRLEPDVAPRASRKLSVDWPPVEQRKLLNALRSLGRTLDGCGDVDYAFLSKQVPTRSVSEILTVSSTEPCTLRNCDPPKVHRPPTGADRPVGRTVSLRPMPRLPVKGVRTDTSRPRPLFVMKTPSPILGPAHRLPAISKVVRVPNCRFPPPQHQPSPTAGVSTAATCSSLTAVTSNPPGTAKIHFAPPATSKTVAQTMIPVTPSSNSTVEGKIQDIGSSVNQTTLQPLEQQPTTTSNIKFTTSSLLTPLSSSTTSLSLLPSTAPSSGASSIPASSSCSSSRPMPPLSTHAAEFHTSFGCTSKVTSKDSPITFGVKCIVDFERIYRYLSVIHKPDEECHLTPMESAIMLDLLMSLPEEMPLLDCTKLQKHLTQVYQCLSSPANSKMAREMFKDLKDGPTAQGDVPSGADGNTPDGQQNTARTVDSSGVVDSEEPDVAESRSSRSKNASTQSGKADVIGPCPPLNPFLVPLKLLVRR, from the exons ATGAAGCCGCCTCCTCGTACTCGTACGAAGCCCAGCCGCCGCCTGGAACCCGACGTGGCACCGCGGGCTTCGCGCAAACTGTCCGTCGACTGGCCGCCGGTGGagcagaggaagctgctgaACGCCCTGAGGAGTCTCGGCCGGACGCTCGACGGCTGCGGAGACGTCGACTACGCCTTCCTGAGCAAACAGGTGCCGACCCGGTCCGTCTCAGAG atACTGACAGTGTCCTCCACAGAACCTTGCACCCTAAGGAACTGTGACCCTCCCAAGGTCCACAGACCACCCACGGGTGCAGACAGGCCTGTTGGTCGCACCGTCTCTTTGAGACCAATGCCTCGTTTGCCTGTCAAAG GTGTGCGCACTGACACCAGCAGACCCCGCCCTCTCTTTGTGATGAAGACACCATCCCCAATCTTAGGCCCAGCCCATAGACTCCCAGCAATATCCAAAGTGGTCAGAGTGCCAAACTGCAGATTCCCTCCTCCCCAGCACCAGCCTTCACCCACAGCTGGCGTCTCAACTGCTGCCACCTGTTCCTCTCTAACTGCTGTCACCTCCAACCCTCCGGGTacagcaaaaatacattttgcgcCCCCCGCAACCTCAAAGACTGTGGCTCAGACTATGATCCCAGTCACACCCAGTTCTAATTCTACAGTGGAGGGAAAGATTCAGGATATTGGCAGCTCTGTAAACCAGACCACCCTGCAGCCATTAGAGCAACAACCCACCACCACCTCGAATATAAAGTTCACTACATCCAGTCTTCTCACGCCACTCTCTTCCTCTACCACCAGTCTTTCCCTACTCCCCAGTACAGCTCCATCCTCTGGTGCTTCTTCCATTccagcctcctccagctgctcctcttcccGACCAATGCCTCCACTCTCCACCCATGCTGCAGAATTTCATACAAGTTTTGGTTGCACCAGCAAAGTCACCTCAAAAGATAGTCCCATTACATTTGGTGTCAAGTGCATCGTGGACTTTGAGAGGATCTATCGCTACCTGAGTGTCATCCACAAGCCGGATGAGGAATGCCATCTCACCCCCATGG AGAGTGCCATCATGTTGGACCTGTTGATGTCTCTTCCAGAGGAGATGCCCCTGCTGGACTGTACTAAACTGCAGAAACATCTGACCCAG GTGTACCAGTGTCTCTCGTCGCCTGCTAACTCCAAGATGGCAAGAGAAATGTTTAAAGATCTAAAGGATGGACCCACTGCTCAGGGAGATGTACCGAGTGGTGCAGACGGCAACACACCCGACGGTCAGCAGAACACTGCTAGGACTGTTGACAGCAGTGGAGTCGTGGACAGTGAAGAGCCAGATGTAGCTGAGAGCCGATCATCAAGGAGCAAAAATGCATCTACCCAGTCAGGGAAGGCAGACGTGATAGGACCCTGCCCCCCTCTTAATCCTTTTTTGGTGCCACTGAAACTGTTGGTGCGTAGATAG